A genomic segment from Anopheles maculipalpis chromosome X, idAnoMacuDA_375_x, whole genome shotgun sequence encodes:
- the LOC126559283 gene encoding AH receptor-interacting protein encodes MDCGQSDTNILKTIVHAGTKVVPFRDGTKVKFHYQTRKCDESRTLIDDSRTQQKPMELVLGKKFKLEVWESIVQQMALHEVARFRCDRSLVMQYPFVSKTIRDAQKPREERKHCCGMTVQNEGIGYKDLDELFTNPQDLEFTIEILSIESPEEYEKESWQLCDTEKRTLVEKLRQQGNAAYKANNLAAALESYSYATGIIEQLMLKEKPNEPEWNELAQMKVPLLLNYSQCKLAEKDFYAVIEHCTEVLKYDPNCVKAWYRRGRAQAGAWNFDRAKADYERAAELDPHLQPAVRKELAKLQEQQRLRDLEDKLKYQKLF; translated from the exons ATGGATTGCGGCCAGTCGGATACGAACATATTGAAAACAATCGTGCATGCGGGCACGAAAGTGGTTCCATTTCGTGATGGCACAAAG GTAAAGTTCCACTATCAAACGAGAAAATGTGACGAATCACGAACGCTCATAGACGACAGTCGAACGCAGCAGAAACCAATGGAGCtagtgttgggcaaaaagttTAAGCTCGAGGTGTGGGAATCGATCGTGCAGCAGATGGCTCTGCACGAGGTGGCCCGGTTTCGGTGCGACCGATCCTTGGTCATGCAGTACCCGTTCGTGTCGAAAACGATACGGGACGCACAGAAGCCACGGGAGGAGCGGAAACACTGCTGCGGCATGACGGTACAGAACGAGGGCATCGGATACAAAGATCTCGACGAGCTGTTCACGAATCCGCAGGATCTCGAGTTTACCATCGAGATACTGTCGATCGAAAGTCCGGAAGAGTACGAAAAGGAATCGTGGCAGCTGTGCGACACGGAGAAGCGAACGCTGGTCGAGAAGCTACGGCAGCAGGGCAATGCGGCGTACAAGGCGAACAATCTGGCCGCAGCACTGGAATCGTACTCGTACGCCACTGGTATCATTGAGCAGCTGATGCTCAA AGAAAAACCCAACGAACCGGAATGGAATGAGCTGGCTCAGATGAAGGTTCCGCTACTGTTAAACTACTCCCAGTGCAAGCTAGCCGAGAAAGATTTTTACGCCGTCATCGAGCACTGTACCGAGGTGCTAAAGTACGACCCAAACTGCGTAAAGGCGTGGTATCGGCGCGGCAGGGCACAGGCGGGCGCCTGGAACTTTGATCGGGCGAAGGCCGACTATGAGCGTGCGGCCGAGCTGGACCCTCACCTGCAGCCCGCCGTGCGTAAGGAGCTGGCAAAGTTGCAGGAACAACAGCGCCTGAGGGATCTAGAGGATAAGTTAAAGTATCAGAAgcttttttag